One window of the Thermodesulfomicrobium sp. WS genome contains the following:
- a CDS encoding ABC transporter ATP-binding protein, translating into MLRLEGVTKRFGGLTALDGVGFAVTPGSITALIGPNGAGKSTLLDCLFGVRRVDAGSIRLGEHELTMLPTHAIVRLGLARTFQNLRLAPHETVLANVLAGLVARTPFSLTAAILRLPAARHAERACRLAALEALDRLGLAAKARWPAGVLSYGDKKRLELARALVADPLVLVLDEPVAGLNRAETETVEAELVRLRRAGRTVLLVEHDMDMVMRLADQVVVLDGGRRIAVGTPAQVQRNPLVLEAYLGQMEVVA; encoded by the coding sequence ATGCTGCGGCTTGAGGGGGTGACCAAGCGCTTCGGCGGTCTCACTGCCTTGGATGGCGTGGGCTTTGCCGTGACTCCTGGGAGCATTACCGCCCTCATCGGGCCTAACGGTGCCGGCAAAAGCACCTTGCTCGATTGTCTCTTTGGCGTGCGCCGGGTGGATGCCGGCTCCATCCGTCTGGGGGAGCACGAACTCACCATGCTCCCCACCCACGCCATCGTCCGTCTGGGGCTTGCCCGAACCTTTCAGAACCTGCGCCTTGCCCCGCACGAGACGGTGCTCGCCAATGTCCTGGCCGGGCTGGTGGCGCGCACGCCCTTTTCGCTCACCGCGGCAATCCTCCGCCTGCCGGCGGCCCGCCATGCCGAGCGCGCCTGCCGTCTGGCCGCCCTGGAGGCCTTGGACCGTTTGGGTTTGGCCGCCAAGGCGCGGTGGCCCGCCGGGGTGCTCTCCTACGGAGACAAAAAGCGGCTGGAGCTTGCCCGCGCCCTGGTGGCCGATCCCCTCGTGCTGGTGCTCGACGAGCCGGTGGCCGGGCTCAACCGCGCGGAGACCGAGACCGTGGAAGCGGAACTGGTGCGTCTGCGGCGGGCCGGCCGCACGGTGCTCCTGGTGGAGCACGACATGGACATGGTCATGCGCCTGGCGGATCAGGTGGTGGTCTTGGACGGGGGCCGGCGCATCGCGGTGGGGACGCCGGCGCAAGTGCAGCGCAATCCCTTGGTGCTGGAGGCGTACCTCGGCCAGATGGAGGTGGTGGCCTGA
- a CDS encoding branched-chain amino acid ABC transporter permease has protein sequence MDGLTRARWLHFFWSHRLGLGVLAAAGAVLLFPWYTDNPYTMGLTNRIALMSIAVLGLNLFMGCTGQISLGHAAFMAVGAYTSGILTVHAGWSPWLALAVAVAAAAGLSLAVGVPLLRLSGHALAMATLACNVVVHHVLLQEDRWTGGPSGLAGIPPLTVAQWAVDDPVRLHVVLWLVVLVVMFGGLNLVRSLPGRGLMVLAADEVCAACLGVPVARAKVFLWTLSAVLAAVAGSLFAHTYGFVSPDSFGIFVSTDLAIMVVLGGMGSVWGSVLGAAVIVLLPEFSELAETYKEFVHGGILVAILLVAPQGMIRGIRQAVALAWWRAQRGRSDAAA, from the coding sequence GTGGACGGCCTGACGCGGGCCCGGTGGCTGCATTTTTTTTGGTCCCATCGGCTGGGGTTGGGGGTGCTTGCGGCTGCCGGCGCGGTGCTGCTTTTTCCGTGGTACACGGACAATCCCTACACCATGGGGCTGACCAACCGCATCGCCCTGATGAGTATCGCGGTGTTGGGGCTCAATCTGTTTATGGGATGTACCGGCCAGATTTCCTTGGGGCACGCGGCCTTCATGGCCGTGGGGGCGTACACCTCGGGCATCCTCACCGTGCATGCCGGCTGGTCGCCGTGGCTGGCCCTGGCGGTGGCGGTGGCGGCCGCGGCCGGGCTTTCCCTGGCGGTAGGAGTCCCGCTTTTGCGCCTCTCCGGCCATGCCTTGGCCATGGCCACCTTGGCCTGCAACGTGGTGGTCCATCACGTGCTCTTGCAGGAGGACCGGTGGACCGGCGGCCCCAGCGGCTTGGCAGGGATTCCACCCTTGACCGTGGCGCAGTGGGCCGTGGACGACCCGGTGCGGCTCCATGTGGTTCTCTGGCTCGTGGTGCTGGTGGTCATGTTTGGAGGACTCAATTTGGTGCGGAGCCTGCCTGGCCGAGGTCTCATGGTGCTTGCGGCCGACGAGGTCTGCGCCGCCTGCCTGGGGGTGCCGGTGGCGCGCGCCAAGGTCTTTTTATGGACTTTGTCGGCGGTGCTCGCTGCGGTGGCGGGCTCGCTTTTCGCCCATACCTACGGGTTCGTGAGCCCGGATTCCTTTGGCATCTTCGTGTCCACGGATTTGGCCATCATGGTGGTCTTGGGCGGCATGGGCTCGGTGTGGGGATCGGTGCTGGGGGCTGCGGTGATCGTGCTCTTGCCGGAGTTTTCCGAGCTGGCGGAAACCTACAAGGAGTTCGTCCATGGCGGCATCTTGGTGGCCATTTTACTGGTGGCCCCGCAGGGGATGATCCGGGGCATCCGCCAGGCTGTCGCCCTGGCCTGGTGGCGTGCGCAGCGAGGCAGAAGCGATGCTGCGGCTTGA
- a CDS encoding branched-chain amino acid ABC transporter permease, with translation MDFMQFVWAGLGNGAIYALIALGFGVVHGAMGIVNFVQVDLVTLGGMLLYSASVLAGLPVPVGLLAAVVGTALVAMFVERLGLRPARTNHPLVLVFLTVGISIVLRGAIQMVWGKNRMAVPPITEDVPVRLWGAMVLPQTLWMMALTVAAIGALVWFFRGTNLGLAMRAVASNPTAAAVVGIPAGRVRMAAFAVAGACGGLAGALVTPVTTLSADVGVLLGLKGFAAAILGGFGSFPGAVAGGVLLGLVESLAAAYVSSAYKDALAFVVLVLVLCWRPSGIVRQ, from the coding sequence ATGGATTTCATGCAATTCGTATGGGCGGGGCTAGGCAATGGCGCCATCTACGCCCTCATTGCCCTCGGGTTCGGTGTAGTGCACGGGGCCATGGGCATCGTCAATTTCGTCCAGGTGGACCTGGTGACCCTGGGCGGGATGTTGCTGTATTCGGCCTCTGTCCTGGCAGGGCTGCCGGTACCGGTGGGGCTCCTGGCCGCAGTGGTGGGAACGGCTTTGGTGGCCATGTTCGTGGAGCGCCTGGGACTTCGGCCTGCGCGCACCAACCACCCTTTGGTGCTCGTCTTTCTGACGGTGGGGATCTCCATCGTGCTCCGGGGCGCCATCCAGATGGTCTGGGGCAAAAACCGCATGGCGGTCCCGCCCATTACCGAAGACGTGCCCGTGCGTCTGTGGGGGGCCATGGTCCTGCCGCAAACCTTGTGGATGATGGCCCTGACCGTGGCCGCCATCGGCGCCCTCGTGTGGTTTTTCCGGGGCACGAATCTGGGGCTTGCCATGCGCGCCGTGGCCTCCAACCCGACGGCCGCGGCGGTGGTGGGGATCCCCGCTGGACGGGTGCGCATGGCGGCCTTTGCCGTGGCCGGGGCGTGCGGAGGGCTTGCCGGGGCCTTGGTGACTCCGGTGACCACCTTAAGCGCCGATGTGGGCGTCCTCTTGGGGCTCAAGGGCTTTGCCGCCGCCATCTTGGGTGGCTTTGGCTCCTTTCCGGGAGCGGTGGCAGGAGGCGTGCTGCTCGGGTTGGTGGAATCCCTGGCCGCGGCGTACGTCTCCAGCGCCTACAAGGATGCCTTGGCGTTTGTGGTGCTGGTGCTGGTGCTCTGCTGGCGGCCGAGCGGGATCGTGCGCCAATGA
- a CDS encoding 2-oxoacid:acceptor oxidoreductase family protein: MTFSDLCDAPSGTPVVLQGNIAFALGCVRAGIHAADGYPGTPSTEVIDRGLSQVQDRMIVGWSVNEAVAVAVGFGHTLAGNDCVVTMKIPGLFQAADIITSSAFYCAPRGALIYYIASDYTPSSTQHLLDPKALLRSCGIPILEPRTHQELHESAGLAADIGRRFHTPVAILASGTLCHCEGLVRLMPTATRPKAELSQGFAPFVTLPAKARVAYDRVLAERLPALEAVAEEILPPVRLAGNQPVGIITHGVNLLHVQEACQHLGIQPHVLALGLTNPLPWKAIETFVAQVKGPIHVLEDGQRYLEERLQSRGIAVSGKTPTDPTTEWSPATVAARLGVDLPRAGVSIAPVPRPPLICPGCPYRLFGLIVGKMRRKGKLDAVFGDIGCNTLLHFLGAMDTVLAMGASEGKRTGYVLAKPEAAGRCLSVLGDSTECHSGMDATRNALFRHVPGVKVILDNSWTAMTGGQPAPTSPVNLAGQSNVFDLEASLRGHGATVHTVDAYDKKGIEKALQEALQGAADGGFHVLVVRGMCIRKVPKNRMQTRVSVDATICVRCGLCQICPGLTADAEGLPQVTPQCSGCAGNVPACAQMCPTGALSAHTPEVCGRTGCVEIPEAPGARELSPYTPLPERLSVAVRGVGGQGNLFFGRVLTQLAFLLGYEGANIVKGETHGMAQMGGPVISTFACGTTWSPAPLPGTVHCLVAMEQAEVLRPGFVDLLTPDGTILIAPTTILPGGMQPEDYPTRERIETALSAFTVRWVDVQAEALRLGDVSGRSANVVMLGVLSTLAPWNSFPVDYWLEALRRVAPKPEVWQMNHAAFQAGRCL; encoded by the coding sequence ATGACTTTTTCTGATCTCTGCGACGCCCCAAGCGGCACCCCGGTGGTCCTGCAAGGCAATATCGCCTTTGCCCTGGGGTGCGTGCGCGCCGGCATCCACGCCGCTGACGGCTACCCCGGCACCCCAAGCACCGAAGTCATCGACCGGGGGCTCTCCCAGGTGCAGGACCGTATGATCGTCGGCTGGTCGGTCAACGAGGCCGTGGCCGTGGCCGTAGGCTTTGGCCACACCTTGGCGGGCAACGACTGCGTGGTGACCATGAAGATCCCCGGCCTCTTCCAGGCCGCGGACATCATCACCAGCAGCGCCTTCTACTGCGCGCCGCGCGGCGCCCTCATCTATTACATCGCCTCGGACTACACCCCGAGCTCTACCCAGCACCTCCTCGATCCCAAGGCGCTGCTGCGCAGCTGCGGCATTCCCATCCTCGAGCCGCGCACCCACCAGGAACTCCACGAATCCGCCGGACTCGCCGCGGACATCGGCCGCCGCTTCCATACGCCGGTGGCCATCCTGGCAAGCGGCACCCTGTGCCATTGTGAAGGCTTGGTGCGCCTCATGCCCACTGCCACCCGGCCCAAAGCGGAGCTCAGCCAAGGCTTTGCGCCCTTCGTCACCCTGCCGGCCAAGGCCCGCGTGGCCTACGACCGGGTCCTGGCCGAGCGCCTGCCCGCCCTGGAGGCCGTGGCCGAGGAAATCCTGCCACCCGTGCGTCTTGCCGGAAACCAGCCTGTCGGCATCATCACCCACGGAGTGAACCTCCTCCACGTGCAGGAGGCCTGCCAGCACCTCGGCATCCAGCCCCATGTGCTCGCCCTCGGCCTCACCAACCCCCTGCCCTGGAAGGCCATCGAAACCTTCGTTGCCCAGGTGAAGGGCCCCATCCATGTCCTGGAAGACGGCCAGCGCTACCTGGAGGAGCGCCTGCAAAGCCGCGGCATCGCCGTATCCGGCAAAACGCCCACAGACCCCACCACCGAATGGAGCCCGGCCACAGTGGCCGCCCGGCTGGGGGTGGATCTTCCCCGCGCCGGCGTGTCCATTGCGCCGGTCCCCCGGCCGCCGCTCATCTGCCCAGGCTGCCCGTACCGCCTCTTTGGGCTCATCGTGGGCAAGATGCGGCGCAAAGGGAAACTCGATGCCGTGTTCGGCGACATCGGCTGCAACACCCTGCTCCACTTCCTCGGGGCCATGGACACGGTCCTGGCCATGGGGGCGAGCGAGGGCAAACGCACGGGCTACGTGCTTGCCAAACCCGAGGCCGCGGGCCGCTGCCTCTCCGTCCTGGGCGACAGCACCGAGTGCCACAGCGGCATGGACGCCACCCGCAACGCCCTGTTCCGCCACGTCCCCGGCGTCAAAGTCATCCTCGACAACAGCTGGACCGCCATGACCGGCGGCCAGCCCGCACCCACCTCACCCGTGAATCTGGCGGGACAATCCAATGTCTTCGACCTGGAAGCGAGCCTGCGCGGCCACGGCGCCACGGTGCACACCGTGGACGCCTACGACAAGAAAGGCATCGAAAAAGCGCTCCAAGAAGCACTGCAGGGGGCTGCCGACGGCGGCTTCCACGTACTGGTGGTGCGCGGCATGTGCATCCGTAAGGTCCCCAAAAACCGCATGCAGACCCGCGTCAGCGTGGATGCAACGATCTGCGTGCGCTGCGGTCTGTGCCAGATCTGCCCGGGGCTCACTGCCGACGCCGAGGGGCTGCCGCAGGTGACCCCGCAATGCTCGGGCTGTGCCGGCAACGTACCGGCGTGCGCGCAGATGTGCCCTACCGGCGCACTCTCCGCCCACACCCCCGAGGTCTGCGGCCGCACCGGTTGCGTGGAGATCCCCGAAGCCCCGGGTGCCCGGGAGCTTTCCCCCTATACGCCGCTACCCGAGCGCCTGTCCGTGGCCGTGCGCGGGGTGGGCGGCCAGGGGAATCTCTTCTTCGGCCGGGTCCTCACCCAGCTGGCCTTCCTTCTGGGCTACGAAGGCGCCAACATCGTCAAGGGCGAGACCCACGGCATGGCGCAGATGGGCGGACCGGTCATCAGCACCTTTGCCTGCGGCACCACCTGGAGTCCCGCCCCCTTGCCCGGCACGGTGCACTGCCTGGTGGCCATGGAGCAGGCCGAAGTACTGCGCCCCGGTTTTGTGGACCTCCTTACCCCGGACGGCACCATCCTCATCGCCCCCACGACCATCCTGCCCGGGGGCATGCAGCCTGAAGACTATCCCACGCGGGAACGCATCGAGACCGCACTTTCGGCCTTTACCGTACGCTGGGTGGACGTCCAGGCCGAGGCCCTGCGCCTGGGCGACGTGAGCGGCCGCTCGGCCAACGTGGTCATGCTCGGCGTGCTCTCCACCCTTGCGCCGTGGAATAGCTTCCCCGTGGACTACTGGCTGGAGGCCCTGCGCCGCGTGGCCCCCAAGCCAGAGGTCTGGCAGATGAACCACGCCGCCTTCCAGGCCGGGCGCTGTTTGTAA
- a CDS encoding radical SAM protein: MPSSKTIPAPQRPRWPRITWTSSPKANSPRILGINPWIHDFAAYGLWSRPAGLLSALSMLSQCGCSVALMDTLERTWADVPWPRPHPDGRGPYPKAEIPKPAIFAQVPRRFCRYGHDPTRVQAALAALSPPPDLVLVTSIMTYWYPGVDEAVRLCRRLWPRVPVVVGGVYATLCPEHARRLEADHCICGPLETPENWAALWRLLGASPPSLPAHAGLRLAHELYASPDFGVILGSRGCPFACAYCASRLLSPGFCQAPKSLVLERLGSLHAQGVRHVAFYDDALLVAPEIWLWPALAWCAEHHMTLHTPNAVHIRALTPDVCRRLWRGGVRTLRLGLETLDFNHRLDVKLTLEEWEQAVAALHAAGFGAEHVRAYVLFGLPDEDDDATAATIAEASRLGIPVELAFYSPIPGTPLFARAVRVSPWPLAEEPLTHNNSLWPCRPGGFSWAEAARWKTLVRQAQRNPNPQ; encoded by the coding sequence ATGCCATCGTCAAAAACCATCCCGGCACCCCAGAGGCCAAGGTGGCCCAGGATTACCTGGACATCCTCCCCGAAGGCAAATAGTCCCCGCATCCTCGGCATCAACCCCTGGATCCACGACTTTGCCGCCTACGGCCTATGGTCGCGGCCAGCAGGACTGCTTTCGGCCCTCTCCATGCTCTCCCAATGCGGCTGTTCGGTGGCCCTCATGGACACCTTGGAGCGCACCTGGGCTGACGTCCCCTGGCCCCGGCCCCATCCTGACGGCCGAGGTCCCTATCCCAAGGCCGAAATCCCCAAACCCGCCATCTTCGCCCAGGTGCCCCGGCGGTTTTGCCGCTACGGCCACGATCCGACGCGGGTGCAAGCGGCCCTGGCCGCCCTCTCCCCGCCTCCGGACCTGGTGCTCGTCACCTCCATCATGACCTATTGGTATCCGGGCGTGGACGAGGCAGTGCGCCTGTGCCGACGCCTTTGGCCCCGGGTGCCGGTGGTGGTGGGCGGCGTTTATGCTACCCTCTGCCCGGAACACGCCCGGCGCCTGGAGGCGGATCACTGCATTTGCGGCCCCCTGGAAACCCCTGAGAATTGGGCCGCCTTGTGGCGGCTTTTGGGTGCTTCTCCCCCGAGCCTACCGGCCCACGCCGGGCTGCGCCTTGCCCACGAGCTCTACGCATCCCCGGATTTCGGGGTGATCCTCGGCTCCCGGGGCTGTCCCTTTGCCTGCGCCTACTGCGCAAGCCGGCTGCTTTCCCCGGGATTTTGCCAGGCGCCGAAGAGTCTCGTCCTCGAGCGCCTTGGGAGCCTGCACGCCCAAGGGGTCCGCCATGTGGCCTTCTACGACGACGCCCTGCTCGTGGCCCCGGAAATCTGGCTCTGGCCAGCGCTTGCCTGGTGCGCCGAGCACCACATGACCCTGCATACCCCCAACGCCGTGCACATCCGCGCTCTGACCCCTGACGTCTGCCGGCGCCTGTGGCGCGGCGGGGTGCGCACCCTGCGCCTGGGCCTGGAGACCCTGGACTTCAACCACCGCCTTGACGTCAAACTCACCCTTGAGGAATGGGAACAGGCAGTGGCCGCCCTGCACGCGGCCGGGTTTGGGGCAGAGCACGTACGCGCCTACGTGCTCTTTGGCCTGCCAGACGAAGACGACGATGCCACCGCGGCCACCATTGCCGAAGCAAGCCGCTTGGGCATCCCCGTGGAGCTTGCGTTCTACTCCCCCATCCCGGGGACGCCGCTCTTTGCCCGGGCGGTGCGCGTCTCGCCCTGGCCCCTGGCCGAAGAGCCCCTCACCCACAACAACTCCCTCTGGCCCTGCCGGCCCGGAGGCTTTTCCTGGGCCGAGGCCGCCCGCTGGAAAACCCTCGTGCGCCAAGCCCAACGCAACCCCAACCCCCAATGA
- a CDS encoding tetratricopeptide repeat protein translates to MPAVCSRILLIALLILASCAHMGSGSREVSLRLDLAEAYIANRKPQLAMQELMAIADRAEGLKRYHFDLGLAYFALDQVDDARKAFARTVELDPEYGEGWNNLGRVLEAQGKWEEAKAAYEKAIAILTYATPELAATNLARLLLRHGQADQAEAMARLAIRRNWLYTPGYLLLAQIQEGKGGLAAAQATLEEGLAANLNAVALKLALGENILRQGKTAEAKAQFHAIVKNHPGTPEAKVAQDYLDILPEGK, encoded by the coding sequence ATGCCCGCCGTCTGCTCTCGCATCCTCCTCATCGCCCTGCTCATTCTTGCGAGCTGCGCCCATATGGGCAGCGGATCCAGGGAAGTGTCCTTACGGCTGGATCTCGCGGAGGCATACATCGCCAACCGCAAGCCGCAACTGGCCATGCAGGAGCTTATGGCCATCGCAGACCGGGCCGAGGGGCTCAAACGCTACCACTTCGACCTGGGGCTCGCCTACTTTGCCCTGGACCAAGTGGACGACGCCCGCAAGGCCTTCGCCCGCACGGTAGAGCTCGACCCGGAATACGGCGAAGGCTGGAACAACCTCGGCCGCGTCCTCGAGGCACAAGGCAAATGGGAGGAGGCCAAGGCGGCCTACGAGAAGGCCATCGCCATCCTCACCTACGCCACACCGGAGCTGGCGGCCACCAACCTCGCCCGGCTGCTGCTGCGCCACGGCCAAGCCGACCAAGCCGAAGCCATGGCCCGGCTCGCCATCCGCCGCAACTGGCTCTATACGCCCGGATATCTGCTCCTGGCGCAAATCCAGGAAGGCAAGGGAGGCCTCGCCGCTGCCCAGGCCACCCTGGAGGAAGGGCTCGCCGCCAACCTCAATGCCGTGGCCCTCAAACTCGCCCTTGGGGAAAACATCCTCCGCCAAGGCAAGACCGCCGAGGCCAAGGCCCAGTTTCATGCCATCGTCAAAAACCATCCCGGCACCCCAGAGGCCAAGGTGGCCCAGGATTACCTGGACATCCTCCCCGAAGGCAAATAG
- the hisG gene encoding ATP phosphoribosyltransferase, protein MDEPRLRLGIPKGSLEEATVKLFAKAGWKITSHHRNYFPEVDDPELSLALCRAQEMARYVESGVLDAGLTGKDWILENESDVVVVADLIYSKASNRPARWVLAVAGDSPYRRPEDLAGKKIATEFVGFTRRYFAEAGIPVEVEYSWGATEAKVVEGLADAIVEITETGTTIKAHGLRIIAELLQTNTQLIANKKAWEDPWKRRKIEILNTLLQGALRAETMVALKMNAPADKVDAIMGVLPSMNAPTVAHLYRSDWLSVETVVERRQVRDLIPKLLAVGAQDIIEYALNKVV, encoded by the coding sequence ATGGACGAACCCCGCTTGCGTCTGGGAATCCCCAAGGGTTCCCTGGAAGAGGCCACCGTCAAACTCTTTGCCAAGGCTGGGTGGAAGATCACCTCCCACCACCGCAATTACTTTCCGGAGGTGGATGACCCCGAACTCTCCCTCGCCCTGTGCCGGGCCCAGGAAATGGCTCGCTACGTGGAGTCCGGGGTGCTGGACGCTGGGCTCACCGGCAAGGACTGGATCCTGGAAAACGAATCCGACGTCGTGGTGGTGGCGGATCTCATCTACTCCAAGGCCAGTAACCGGCCCGCACGCTGGGTACTCGCCGTGGCCGGCGACTCCCCCTACCGTCGTCCGGAAGACCTGGCTGGCAAGAAGATCGCCACGGAGTTCGTGGGCTTTACCCGCCGCTACTTTGCCGAGGCCGGCATCCCGGTGGAGGTGGAATATTCCTGGGGCGCCACCGAGGCCAAGGTGGTGGAGGGGCTCGCCGACGCCATCGTGGAGATCACCGAGACCGGCACCACCATCAAGGCCCATGGGCTGCGCATCATCGCCGAACTCCTGCAGACCAACACCCAGCTCATCGCCAACAAGAAGGCCTGGGAAGACCCCTGGAAGCGCCGCAAGATCGAGATCCTCAACACCCTACTCCAGGGGGCCTTGCGCGCCGAAACCATGGTGGCCTTGAAGATGAACGCGCCCGCGGACAAAGTGGATGCCATCATGGGGGTCTTGCCGAGCATGAACGCGCCCACGGTGGCCCACCTCTACCGGTCCGACTGGCTGTCCGTCGAGACGGTGGTGGAGCGCCGCCAGGTGCGCGACCTCATCCCTAAGCTCCTTGCCGTCGGGGCCCAGGACATCATCGAGTATGCGCTGAACAAAGTCGTCTAG
- the hisI gene encoding phosphoribosyl-AMP cyclohydrolase, with translation MHKPDFAKCGGLVPAIAQDAATGEVLMLAYMNEAAWEATLATGEAHYYSRSRQTLWHKGGTSGHVQKVRAIRLDCDADTVLLVVEQVGGAACHTGHRSCFYTERLPDGSWRKCSPIIFDPKEVYQ, from the coding sequence ATGCACAAACCTGATTTTGCCAAGTGTGGCGGCCTCGTGCCAGCCATCGCCCAAGACGCCGCCACCGGCGAGGTGCTCATGCTCGCCTATATGAACGAAGCCGCCTGGGAGGCCACCCTCGCCACCGGAGAGGCCCACTACTACAGCCGCAGCCGCCAGACACTCTGGCACAAGGGCGGCACTTCCGGACACGTGCAAAAGGTCCGCGCCATCCGCCTGGACTGCGATGCCGATACCGTTTTGCTCGTGGTGGAACAGGTGGGCGGCGCCGCCTGCCACACCGGCCACCGCAGCTGTTTCTATACCGAGCGCCTGCCCGATGGCTCGTGGCGAAAGTGCTCTCCCATCATCTTCGATCCCAAGGAGGTATATCAATAA